One stretch of Priestia megaterium DNA includes these proteins:
- a CDS encoding sulfite exporter TauE/SafE family protein: MEELSLQIVLLLLLFGFLAAFIDSVVGGGGLISTPALLFLGLPPAAALATNKLAGTMGVLTSTIRFVKSGKVDFRVVGKWFPFVFIGSLGGSITVHFLSSAFLKPVILILLVLVAIYTIFKKNWGTTSTYKPLSIKKLIFFTALIFIIGFYDGFLGAGTGSFILFAFLFMGFDFLQSAGSAKFLNFGSNLGALLVFLYFDSVVFSYGLIMGFAMIVGSFVGSNVALSKGVTYVRTLFILVTLSLISKNIFDYVNQYK; this comes from the coding sequence ATGGAAGAATTAAGTTTACAGATTGTTCTTTTGCTTTTACTATTTGGGTTTTTAGCCGCATTCATTGACTCTGTAGTTGGCGGAGGCGGTTTAATTTCAACGCCTGCCCTTTTATTTTTAGGCCTGCCTCCCGCTGCTGCCTTAGCTACAAATAAATTAGCTGGAACGATGGGCGTATTAACGAGTACCATTCGATTTGTCAAATCCGGAAAAGTCGATTTTCGCGTCGTAGGTAAATGGTTTCCTTTTGTATTTATCGGTTCTTTAGGAGGTTCAATCACCGTTCATTTTCTATCCTCTGCTTTTTTGAAACCGGTTATTTTGATTCTCCTTGTTTTAGTTGCTATTTATACAATCTTCAAAAAAAACTGGGGCACCACGTCCACATATAAGCCGCTGTCTATTAAGAAACTTATTTTCTTTACCGCACTTATTTTTATTATTGGCTTTTACGATGGATTTTTAGGAGCAGGCACAGGCTCATTTATTTTATTTGCTTTTTTATTTATGGGATTTGATTTCCTGCAGTCAGCAGGCAGCGCAAAATTTTTAAATTTCGGCAGTAATTTAGGTGCTTTGCTTGTATTTTTATATTTTGATTCTGTTGTATTTTCTTACGGATTAATTATGGGGTTTGCGATGATCGTGGGTTCTTTTGTCGGATCAAATGTCGCTCTATCAAAAGGCGTGACGTACGTCCGAACGCTTTTTATCCTTGTCAC
- a CDS encoding TrmB family transcriptional regulator, which translates to MENIIQQLQSLGFNQYESKVYVTLVKKGSSTAYSISKHSGVPRARVYDILQTLEEKGMVLKEESNDGTQYTSLPVDAFLHSLQKKWNETYEDVSETLKRLEAAESIEESRVMTMKGERAILAFCESLLLKAKNKIVISLWPDIYNELKPLLLQLRESVTLKGIVFEQDEVMEEFDRHRHTSYTENIGNQNWFIVSVDSSEMIYGHKEMAYYTNNAVNINLLENYIWHDILVNRLVEKSDQEMDRWIERERESFFA; encoded by the coding sequence ATGGAAAATATTATTCAGCAGCTGCAGTCGCTTGGATTTAATCAGTATGAATCAAAAGTATACGTGACGCTTGTCAAAAAAGGATCTTCCACTGCTTATAGCATTAGTAAACATTCAGGTGTGCCAAGAGCGCGTGTATACGATATTTTACAAACACTAGAGGAAAAAGGCATGGTGTTAAAAGAAGAGAGTAATGATGGCACCCAGTACACGTCACTGCCCGTCGATGCGTTTTTGCATTCGCTGCAAAAAAAATGGAACGAAACGTATGAAGACGTTAGCGAAACGCTTAAACGTCTTGAGGCTGCAGAGTCTATAGAAGAAAGCCGGGTTATGACGATGAAAGGAGAAAGAGCCATTCTTGCTTTTTGTGAGTCGCTATTGTTAAAAGCAAAAAATAAAATTGTCATCTCGCTTTGGCCCGATATTTATAATGAGTTGAAGCCTCTTTTATTACAGCTAAGGGAGAGTGTAACACTAAAAGGAATTGTGTTTGAACAAGATGAAGTGATGGAGGAATTTGACCGGCACCGTCATACAAGTTATACCGAAAACATTGGCAATCAAAACTGGTTTATTGTATCTGTTGACAGCAGTGAAATGATTTATGGTCATAAAGAAATGGCTTACTATACAAATAACGCAGTCAACATTAATTTACTTGAAAACTATATTTGGCATGATATCCTCGTTAACAGACTTGTAGAAAAAAGTGATCAGGAAATGGACAGGTGGATTGAAAGGGAAAGAGAAAGCTTTTTTGCGTAG
- a CDS encoding FMN-dependent NADH-azoreductase, which translates to MAKVLYITAHPHDESQSFSMATGKAFIDAYKEHNASDEVVHIDLYKENIPHIDADVFSGWGKLQAGSELSSHEQEKVNRLAELSEQFVAADKYVFVTPMWNFSFPPVMKAYLDSVAVAGKSFKYTAEGPVGLLTDKKALHIQARGGIYSEGPAADMEMGHRYIGIMMNFFGVPSLDGIFVEGHNAMPDKAQEIKEKGIAEAKKLAQTF; encoded by the coding sequence GTGGCAAAAGTACTTTATATTACAGCTCATCCTCACGATGAGTCTCAATCATTCAGTATGGCAACAGGAAAAGCGTTTATTGATGCTTACAAGGAGCATAATGCAAGTGACGAAGTTGTACATATTGACCTTTACAAAGAGAATATTCCTCATATTGATGCGGATGTATTTAGCGGCTGGGGCAAACTTCAGGCTGGGTCTGAACTTTCTTCTCATGAACAAGAAAAGGTCAATCGTCTTGCAGAATTGAGCGAACAGTTTGTAGCAGCGGACAAATATGTTTTTGTAACGCCTATGTGGAACTTTTCATTTCCACCAGTTATGAAAGCCTATTTAGACTCTGTAGCCGTAGCGGGTAAGTCATTTAAATACACGGCAGAGGGTCCGGTTGGGCTATTAACGGATAAAAAAGCGCTTCATATTCAAGCACGCGGAGGCATTTATTCTGAAGGTCCTGCAGCTGATATGGAAATGGGGCATCGTTATATTGGGATTATGATGAATTTCTTTGGAGTACCTTCGTTAGACGGCATTTTTGTGGAGGGGCATAACGCAATGCCAGATAAAGCCCAAGAAATTAAAGAAAAAGGAATAGCAGAAGCAAAAAAACTTGCCCAAACTTTTTAA
- a CDS encoding SDR family NAD(P)-dependent oxidoreductase has product MKEKWIIVTGAGSGIGKKIVKEFVLKRYSVIACDINAEALRQLAQDTKGHIETYVVDVKKGKDVKDLFYQIKDKNLYGLVNNAGVYLGKNLLDYEENEIDFVMDINIKGYVYFSKYFGELLMKKETEGAIINISSVSGMEGSSDAIYGMSKAAILGLTKSCAMNFSPYIRVNAVAPTMVNTDMMKNIPEWRKNEYIAHQLIPSFVTPQDVADTVLFLLSPQAKHYTGATLDLNSGCYLR; this is encoded by the coding sequence ATGAAAGAAAAATGGATAATCGTCACGGGTGCAGGCTCCGGAATTGGCAAAAAAATTGTAAAAGAATTCGTGTTAAAGCGCTATTCAGTCATTGCTTGTGATATTAATGCTGAAGCTTTGAGACAACTAGCTCAAGATACAAAGGGCCATATTGAAACGTATGTAGTGGATGTTAAAAAAGGAAAGGATGTAAAAGATCTTTTTTATCAAATAAAAGATAAAAATTTGTATGGGTTAGTTAATAATGCAGGCGTGTATTTAGGGAAAAATTTATTGGATTATGAAGAAAACGAAATAGATTTTGTGATGGATATTAATATTAAAGGATATGTTTATTTCTCCAAGTACTTTGGCGAATTATTAATGAAAAAGGAAACAGAAGGAGCGATTATTAATATATCGTCCGTGTCAGGAATGGAAGGAAGCTCCGATGCTATATATGGAATGTCTAAAGCAGCAATACTAGGATTAACCAAGAGCTGTGCGATGAATTTTTCTCCTTATATCCGGGTGAATGCCGTAGCACCTACAATGGTAAATACCGATATGATGAAAAATATTCCAGAGTGGCGCAAAAATGAATACATCGCTCATCAGCTGATTCCAAGCTTTGTTACGCCTCAAGACGTGGCAGATACGGTTCTTTTTTTACTGAGCCCTCAAGCAAAACATTATACAGGAGCCACATTGGATTTGAATAGCGGATGTTATTTACGATAA
- a CDS encoding class I SAM-dependent methyltransferase: MNLAFMYQYFHQPRTVGALLPSSTHLAEKMVKAIDFEHAACIVEYGPGTGVFTRELIRRRSACTTLLLIEYNRQFYEKVKEQVKDEKNVYVIHGSAENVQKYLIQYDIPKVDYVLSGLPFASLPSEVSDCILQNTRSILADEGKFITFQYTNLKKELIRTFFPQIEAEKEWRNVPPAYIFTCEKNEI, translated from the coding sequence ATGAATTTAGCTTTTATGTATCAATATTTTCATCAGCCGAGAACGGTAGGAGCACTTTTGCCAAGCTCTACGCACTTAGCGGAAAAAATGGTAAAAGCGATTGATTTTGAACATGCAGCCTGTATAGTAGAGTACGGGCCAGGAACCGGAGTTTTTACCCGTGAATTAATAAGAAGACGAAGCGCTTGTACAACTTTGCTTCTTATCGAATACAACCGGCAATTTTACGAAAAAGTAAAGGAACAAGTAAAGGATGAAAAAAATGTGTATGTGATACACGGCTCAGCTGAAAATGTTCAAAAGTACTTGATACAGTACGATATTCCAAAAGTAGATTACGTATTATCAGGTCTTCCTTTTGCCTCGCTGCCCTCTGAAGTGTCCGACTGTATTCTGCAAAACACGCGTAGCATATTAGCTGATGAAGGGAAATTTATTACGTTTCAGTATACGAATTTAAAAAAAGAGTTGATCCGCACGTTTTTCCCGCAGATTGAAGCGGAAAAAGAGTGGAGAAATGTTCCTCCCGCATATATTTTTACATGCGAAAAGAATGAGATATAA
- a CDS encoding response regulator transcription factor translates to MKDRILIIDDDEQIRNLIAIYLENEGFEALKVSNAVSGLALLEEQEVDLIILDIMMPQMNGIDAAFKIREEKNMPIIMLSAKSEDMDKISGLTAGADDYLTKPFNPLELIARVKSQIRRYKKYNERAERDIIQIGDLEINRSTRLVFVRGQEIRLTPKEFDILELLARNKGTVMSMGKIYEAVWQEDAFKSDNTVMVHITKIREKIEDNPKKPIYIKTIWGVGYRI, encoded by the coding sequence ATGAAAGACAGAATTTTAATTATAGATGACGATGAGCAAATTCGTAATTTAATTGCTATTTACTTAGAAAATGAAGGATTTGAAGCGCTGAAAGTTTCTAATGCTGTATCTGGATTAGCGCTTTTAGAGGAACAAGAAGTAGATTTAATTATATTAGATATTATGATGCCGCAGATGAATGGAATTGACGCTGCTTTTAAAATACGTGAAGAAAAAAACATGCCCATTATTATGCTGTCGGCTAAGTCAGAAGATATGGATAAGATTTCTGGCTTAACAGCAGGAGCAGATGATTACTTAACAAAACCATTTAATCCTCTCGAGCTCATCGCGCGGGTTAAATCACAAATTAGACGCTATAAAAAATACAATGAACGTGCTGAACGCGATATTATTCAAATTGGCGATTTGGAAATTAACCGCAGCACCCGCCTTGTCTTTGTGCGCGGCCAAGAGATTCGTTTAACACCAAAAGAGTTTGATATTTTAGAGCTGCTGGCACGCAACAAAGGAACGGTGATGAGTATGGGGAAAATATATGAAGCCGTGTGGCAAGAAGATGCGTTTAAATCGGATAATACCGTAATGGTTCATATTACAAAGATTCGCGAAAAAATTGAGGATAATCCGAAAAAGCCAATTTATATTAAAACCATATGGGGCGTAGGATACAGGATATGA
- a CDS encoding HAMP domain-containing sensor histidine kinase yields MKRISVKLLFAMIISFLVANLTFVLIARFVLNSYIQEEKMNVSAYNLLAFGLIFIAVVIFVLVFLVLIRSHIRYLKEISKQVQKISNGDLGATIHVRGKDELAELSQNINKMSAQLRTKFNREREIEQAKNELISSVSHDLRTPLTSIVGYLDLIKKRENLDDETLDSYLYIVDSKANYLTDLIEELFDYTKLTSPDLQLQRNEVDMKRLLQQVIGEYEPILKREGIDVQTSFACEWNAFIDVEKMVRVFQNLLENVKKYSKKPSVLEVNQEIYEGSLIISFRNSINISEKMEVEKLFDRFYRGDESRTDANGSGLGLAIAKQIILLHQGDIRAELQRNKLTFFIKLPLTQESLENHK; encoded by the coding sequence ATGAAAAGAATAAGTGTAAAGCTTCTTTTTGCTATGATTATAAGTTTTTTGGTCGCCAATTTAACGTTTGTTTTAATTGCCAGGTTTGTTTTGAACAGCTATATACAAGAAGAGAAAATGAATGTTTCTGCATATAATCTATTGGCATTTGGGCTTATTTTTATTGCTGTAGTGATTTTTGTTTTGGTTTTTCTAGTACTTATTCGTTCCCATATCCGTTATCTTAAAGAAATCTCTAAACAAGTTCAAAAAATCTCAAATGGAGATTTAGGCGCAACCATCCATGTACGAGGAAAAGATGAACTGGCTGAGCTAAGTCAAAATATTAACAAAATGTCTGCGCAGCTTCGTACAAAATTTAATCGCGAACGAGAAATCGAACAAGCAAAAAATGAGCTAATATCCAGTGTGTCTCACGATCTGCGCACGCCGTTAACCTCCATTGTGGGGTACCTCGATTTAATTAAAAAAAGAGAAAATTTAGATGATGAAACATTAGATAGCTATTTATATATTGTCGATTCAAAAGCAAATTATTTAACGGATTTAATTGAAGAGTTGTTTGACTATACAAAATTAACGAGTCCCGATCTTCAGCTTCAACGAAATGAAGTGGATATGAAACGTTTGCTTCAGCAGGTGATAGGAGAGTACGAGCCGATTTTAAAAAGAGAAGGCATTGACGTTCAGACTAGCTTTGCTTGTGAATGGAATGCATTTATTGATGTGGAAAAAATGGTAAGAGTATTTCAAAACTTGCTCGAAAATGTCAAGAAATACAGCAAAAAGCCTTCCGTATTAGAGGTGAATCAGGAAATTTACGAGGGTTCCTTAATTATTTCCTTTAGGAACAGCATTAACATCAGTGAAAAAATGGAGGTAGAAAAGTTGTTTGATCGATTTTATCGAGGTGATGAATCAAGAACGGATGCGAATGGTTCAGGCTTAGGACTGGCTATTGCTAAACAA